In the Pleurodeles waltl isolate 20211129_DDA chromosome 3_1, aPleWal1.hap1.20221129, whole genome shotgun sequence genome, CGCGCCCAACTAGAAAATGAAACTATTtccttccctgtcatgtcccacacttcctttccgactgtttcttgtaactcatcaggaatgtctgcctcagtgaccattggataaagggtaatcaagggatactcttcatcgacagtttccacttcgtcccctcctacactgtcctcttcttccccatcgctgctcgtctgaattttaattccatcatttgaacacataattgaacatcccaatttgcacaataggtctctccctaacagtgatattgggcttgagtcacacaccacaaatttatgtgaccctcggtagttgccaattctgacttgtactggatctgtgattgggttcgtcaggtacctatttgccactcccactacttgaactgttctccctgaaagtggcaaatttggtacttcaacgctcctgacagtggaacgtgtagctcctgtgtcaaccaagaatgaaacgcgatgacccataacttttccctccacatacggacccttttgatcaacttccaaagatgctgcaagcacgcaatttccctcctcatctgaactttcactctcccatacatcgtttattccattctcactgtgtagtgggaattggtgtactgtgtcattttgactcattccctgacccgcaacctgttgaggaagcattgcttgctgctgattcattggtgctaagggtatttgcatttgctgattaggtaccatgggaaactgctgttgcattggctgcaagtgtgtcatttgcacacggggcatttgcacctgttgcggttgtatggtttgtaaaccctgcagctggtttatattgttttgaaaatttggatttggacctctcagtttcggtcctctcatagtctggaatgcattgacatcattgttttgctgacctataccttcctgcaccatcattgggcactcccgtttccagtgcctgacgattctgcacgtgtgacatggcatcaccttcttcattgcctgtataccatttggaatcataacgtattcaaatccggaccattattcacaaaacctcctcggcctctgcctctcatctgcggctgaaacatagcatttccctgctgctgctgctgcggcatctgttgttgaaacccttgcaaaccttgtaagcctgtctgagctgctctgagctgcatcaccatcaccttctctttcaaccttttctgctttgtctcaatctcatcactgcagtattttgcataattcaacacttcatcgatcgactttgactgccaacaaatcaaatgcgttttaatcatctggctgatttcgggtctcaacccttccacaaacctgaacacaaaatggagcatgtcttttgcctcaatcgtctctgtgccactgtaattcttaaatgcttttaacaacctctcataatacgcatgtatagactctttaacctcttgtgctgtcctgtcaatcctctgccaatccacgtttttcgacgcaaccttggttttcaagtgctctatcactttgtggtacaaactcattaccgtaggtgatggcgcacctgtatccctatctctctctggttcacttgtcggccaacctacagccctcttacaatcttcccacaaatctgccggaaccactatttcaaataatgtattcaggtcttcccagagacatttcgcgagtttcacaaatctatctgtttgctgataccactcgatcggtttctctctcaatttaggaaagtcatccgtaaaggattgaatatcgcacctgtgccatggtacatgtacaagctttccccctgctgtctctctcattggtaacatagttatcagatcgtccttctgttgttttttctcattccgctctggagtattttctttctttttgtcctttttcttaacccatctgctttcccacttgtctaaacatctccagacctgtgtactctgcagtatctctttaagatgagttttcatccctgcggatctcatgtgttcaaaatcttttgtgtcgaaatctaacctataacttctactcaagtgtttagtcttacttatatcaatctcgtttctgtcagcaatttcttgtaacttcttgtgtatgctgcttacttctcttgtaattctagggcacatgtaccttaattcttcctctgtgtatgattctaatctgttcaaacccattgttccctctaccagttcgtctccctccatacccaaccttattttattcagatattcttctcccttcccactggatgtactctgtggagagttcaggctgttgaaccattgcgttaactgttgtgcgttcagtcccatcaatgtagcagttacatcaactgccaccgatggtttctgtaatgtttcagtctgtgaggttaacggtaccaATAGTGGTgggtgtgaccttaccacggttgatggagcacaaattggaattggactgaattctgacaaggacccagatccatttggcaatgctgctatcggagttgtctctggagtggtttctatgcatcttctccctgtcccattctgtatcattaacccttggtcgcttgtgcttttatttgcctgtatgtacagtggtactggtggacctacagtgataggcagagatatcgcatctggattctgcccgttccccaaattctgtggcatgttaatccccacattatggttcatcattgctggcatgcttAACTGGCTCCCTGTCACTTGGGTATGCTTCGGCACTTCTTGTGTCCGCTTTTGGGGCAtcaagaactgtgttgattcagcttcaatcaatgttggtctttgataactctgtccttCCTGTGTCGTTAAATCAGAAGTCGCTCCCATATTATGCTCAttgcagcagtgcctttgaacctgtgactGATAGTTATCGGCAGGTTTCAATGTAGggacgtctgggtacattctctgaacctgtggtatttgtggaaaaaaaggcatgtcggagctgctcggtctctgagatattctcaaattggatgttacattaccctgtgttggttctggaggggcagtactgacACTTGAGCCTTGTTCGTTTTCCACatacggtggcgggcgatcattcaacaattgtataatgaactcctcatcgtctgactcgtcccccctttttgagtttctattgctctctctatctctggactgactcctgtttgtcttataggtagctttccttccttccgtttccCCTTCATccgtaattgctgggaacaatttaatcccctgcaatacgtctgatctccaaaccttttgtgtggtgtcccatctagcatccgctagtgtcttctctacctttcttatcctagtctcgaacttcttttgttgttggtttctagctatcagctcccaaattgctaacgcttcaaactgtgctggtctcgggggtactttcatgtcgtatagtgcaaatctcagattttctaaaaccctcagattaaacgacccgtggatagggaacgctacacttccatgtttttccgttaatttgcaccattgttttaaccacagacatggcgctacacccttttcttcaatgacaatgtaagctggcgtaccctcaggcggtgtttcttctcctacatttgctttaatataaacatctcccctcatggcacttttaaatgctttgaaaaacttcatctttccgtctcttatttttcttaaaatgtgtaatcagtaagtgactttaattcccggaatactcttcgcttgcctttctccTACAGGTTGCGCTTCATGGACTGtgaccaatccgtgcgcgacccttctctccaaacgacctatcccagcgcggctcctagtgacgtcacactcacacactgcggctgacaaagtcctgcggcttgtcttctTTCACTCGTTTTTCACtctcaaactaatttctgcaatataacgcgagcactttaccaaaataataaaacaaatctgttggtttactacaggaagggtaacacaatcgcttcagaaaccttagggatttttcactagcctcggcagttattccatctttctcggtttcccgctttcgcaagcaaaatttgacccgcaaactttactctcaactgatcaatgaactattctagtgcactttagaattcgtcaaatctcaaagtcgaagtttttctttcactccgcaacattcataccgattcgttgaccacgcccgatcaacctattaaaccgaccagattacaacattaaacaagtgtctcattcacttttcaacatactccggagtctcttgaccttgcagggcccgtctcaacatcaacaaccacgtggacaattttttctgcacatagcgctacacacacgtgaagtttgacgacttccctactctcacacctttagaATAACACCCTAAAATCCTCTCACAAACTcttcaattaatctgcggcaataagctatgcaagcgcaaaaccctgacttcactcataccgtcactagaaacgccgaaaccattctcacacctccatgtcctccattcgcaagctctgagatcccgggaatgtcattggggacttagggcatcatcatccctccaacttattctatcaaagaaaattctagcttgactctgtctattgttcggatggggtcccaaagggcaaaaccatcaatctctgctaccatctactgataacgcatccagcccttataaattacctgtacctggacacgttggaggtcggtggatcttttaaccgagtcgggctctcctcatcctagaatagtcgagtCATtcggatcaataatcaataactattgtaatcaataatcaatactcaattaatagatcaatatatcacatcagaaatcaataacagtttgtaatacggcgcaccatgacctttcagtcatgaataaccacaccagtttattaaaagttagtgaatttatttccctatattaacaaagctagcacgatgtatatgagtctcaaaatcaaatataTATGGAAAAGAACATTgcaagctgtccatagcggcggaagaaacgcaatctacgcaaaatgtgaataataatgcactcagttattgcaatacaaatcactaatataactaactgtatttgactgatttcatacattggtcagcataacaagatttcaattcaacttggtgcatcaaatgaatccctcgactaacctctaattagcattggcatgtgggacttcatgcaaaacgaatttagtcaacacaaatttggaaaacttctagctaggaccctaaaaaaatagcagttggtacctaaaaggaaaaacacaatgcataatacagttatcctttcatatttaccaaatacaatcagcattcaagaaaattcttcgtccttcaggtaccggttcgatcagcatggggcaggtttcgaAAGGGGCaaggttaagggcaagcttccttgcaatcgGCAAGGAAATAGGGCAAAGTTATTTCATGGGCAAggcggggcaaatcaaagttaaagtctctagggtgagaattcttaaagtctccttctctcagatagagaaaagaacatcagggtgtcgtccaaaatggagtctggcatcaggcttcaaactggcatcaaggaaaatggctgacttctctttgtccggggGGTTTAAGTAAGaatcattccaaattctgcagggtcttccattggagggttcataggttggcttcaaattgtccaatgaaaaattgtcttttactagaactcatttatgcatacattagccttgaagccttggaacacaagttgtatcatggtttgccaattatttttggtatctgtaccttcattgtccgcacctgcagagactgaccttgtgtcaaaggggatgaaaccggcctagtacgaaaccttggagataagtgtattagtcatctctgctggaaaaatacaacttcaagcaagaatatatgtttcattagttcaaggaaaagccacgcagttagaatttgagaccaggcaactaggccaaagcctgtactaaatttaagctaagcgaaacagttttcaaacaagaaatcatggcatacatttgcaattatgacgtattactacattttcaatacttcatgattaataaagctcgtttacaatgatggcgaactaccccgagggcacaatttccctcatacaattttctttactaaaatcacaccacgttatacgttttgattatgcgatatgtatgaatatatgtcagaccttctttttctgcgtcatcagtctaCATTGGCCACATTGTGCAGACGGAGGGCAAGATTATACAGGGGACATTAGGTGCCCCAGGCTAATGTTGGGTACAAAGTGGGTGGGCATAGATACCCAAGGTTAGTAAGTATCAGCTGGGTCTATCACGCATTCAGGCAGCACGATCGACGTATTGCAGGAGGCAAAAAAGCAGTGGCACTGTACTCAAGTACATGAATCAAGGTGTGGCCTACTCACTTGCACCATTGTGCTGTAGATCACCAAGCAATCAATAGCACCTGGGTTGACaagaagccaaaaaaaaaaaacgcatttcaGCTCAGGATTGCAATAgcctgggagaaagcagaaattgcCTTGGTCCGAAGGAAACCAGCGCTGTAATGCTGGGAAGAGTGAACCCTGAACGCTTCAAAGCACAGGACAACGTATAAGTAACTGTTCTTTCTTCTGAATCAAAGTCAACACTCTCTTGATATGTGTTATTGTGTTGTTTTGATGCATTGCTATACTCATCAGAATTTATCTCGCAATAGACAGCGAGACGTCTCTGTAGATGAGTCCTAAAAACAAGCCTATTtaaaatgatccttcttgttcaccaaaCATTCCTTGGTGTTGACTTGTTGTTATAAGACGTTTTGTCCATTCATGTTCCTTTACAGTTCTTCTGGCaggttgtaactgtgtgtgcaCTCCTGATGGGCAGGATGGGAATTTCGGATGCATGACCCAAGCACTGCAGTAGCCTGCTCCTTCATTTTCATCAGATAGTGGATCAATTAGCTTTCCAAAAACCCTTCAAGCTACTCATTCGATTCGTTCACCAAAATTGTCACAAACCGGCAGGTCGCTACTCAAAATAGACCTCTGGCACCTTGGAATTTATTGTTTGTGTCTATCATAGTGATAAGCTTTGGAGTGCTTTATAAAGGCTAAAATAAACCAAATAGTAAGTTAATTGTTCCAGTGCTAAAGGCTTTCAAAATACAGCCTTCACAGTCTGAAAAGAGATTCTGTCAGCACAATGCTTGAAAGGCTTCATTGGATCTCtgtcagaaacaaaaaaaaaacagaaattatctGCAATAATGCTTCCCCATAACACCCACATCCAAGACCAGAAATAGCCACACGATTCTTAAACAAGAGGCCCCTCATAAGAAATCCCCTCAAACTTACCTTCTTAAAAAGATGTAAAACtcatctttgcagcaggcatctaATCAAAAGGAATGTGTGAAATTTAGGAAGATTATATGAAATTACAAATAATTACATAAAATGTAAATCCATTATATAGAGCTTTGTTTTATCAAGAAATGCGCCTTTGCCTTGCTCTTTTATGAAAGGACgtattttgcagtaaaaaaaaaaaatagtgcaaaaaaaaaaaatggagcaagtaaCTGCTGCCTGCTTTCAACGATTTGCATTATTCCAGCATTCTCGTAGTAAATTTCTACCGTGAACAGCAGATAATTACACGGCGTGGCATAATGGTATCATTTTGGAAAATTCACATAACAAGGGTAATGCAAAAGTCCCACATTTAGCGACTTCAACCTAAGCAATTTAATTTTTACCCAGGCTTAATAATCAGCCTCTGTGGGCCTATGCCATGAGCCATCTTTAAGCCTCTTCTGAAGCAACAAGCAGTTGCTATATTCTGTGGCTGTTTAAAATCTCGAACTAACAAGCAAAGAGGAATTCATATTGATCCATTGGCACAATTTGGTTTATAGCATGCATGATGCAAGTTATAGAAATACAATTTAACTAAAATACCCTACAGTTTACGATTAATACAGTACAAACTGTCTCTGATGTAGAGACATTCTAAAACATTCTTGTGTTAGATTATTAATAATATCAGGGAGACAGCTGAACCAATGATTCTTCAGCAGCAGTGATAGTTGAGGTTGAATGGCACTCAAATGACATATTTGTTAAATCTTTCCCTAAAACCACCACAAAATCCTGCACAGATCACCACATCTCCCAAAAGTTCTCTTAGTGAGATTATGAGATGAACTAAAGCATCATCAAACATCTATCCCGTAGCATCAAGCAACTAAACTTTCATTCACCAAGAGTAGACACAACCTCACAATTCGTTTTTTTTTCCAGTGCAAGGGGGGGTCACATGCCCCCATAGCAATTATTAGTTGTTGTTTTGGGGAGTGGACAGAAGACAAGTAGTATCGTTCTCCAGTATGTTTTTAATTGAAATTAAAGCATGGATTCAAGCACTTCAGAAATTGAGGCTAGAAATGGAGAAGACAATAAAAGAGATAAAGTGAGAGAGAAATTGCATGTTAACAATGAACTAAGACAAAGAAGGTAAAATTGATATAATGGTGCAAAAGAAGCAACGATTGTGAGATACATGATGCTTGAAAAAGTAGAATGCACAAGTGACGATTTGACATAAGAATAAACACATGGCGTGAAAGGTAGGGTGTGGAATTAGGAGATTTTGCCAGAGAGGAGAGCATGGGAATGTACATCTGTGAGAAACAattgtcagggagaggagaagatatgagagtctgctgaatgagagaaGTGGGTGACAAAGAAGATGCCTGAAATAATTTTTAATAGAAACCTATCAAAGGATATAGAAGATGATGAGTTCAACGTTTGTGAGGTTAGCTAGAAGAATATGTGTGGGAGACAGGAGAAGGTAGGCTTTAAGAAGGTAGAGGGAAAAATGGAAAAGGAGATGAGAATGAGCAGTATGTGGAGATTGCATACGTGAAAAGAGGGAGGAGGATGAATTATGTAGTCGGATGAACGAGAGAGTGGGTGTGGGAAAGTAAGTCTTGTGTAGGAAAACGTGGAAAGAACAGGGATAGTTCTTGAGGAAAGATATGTGAGATAGGTGAATACTTTGCCCCCAACATAAGGCATCCTTTCGCCTCTGTAAATAGCAATGTGGCTCTATTGCTAGGGCAGTATAAAAAATGCCCCTTCATCTATACTGCCAAAACCCCTTTCACAGGCCCTGTAGGGTGAAGAGGGGGAACTGGATTACGAGACAGAAGGACGAAAGAGAGGAGGCATGTGAACAAAAAAGGATGGTTAGAAAGAAACAGTAAGAAGGGGAGAGCAACTGTAAGagagtttggtgagagagaaacTAGAGAGAGATGTAGATATGTGAAAGAACACTGTTAGAAGAGAAGGTTAGAGATGAGAGTAAAAAGAGAgacaaaagttaataaaaaattaAGAATACATAAAAGTGTGAGAGAAGGAGGTGAATGAGACAGAAACAGAGCAAAGGTGACAGGCACAGAGGCAGTGATGTAGGTGTTAGAAGGAAATAAAGGACGAAGAGATAGATTTTTAATATTTGCCCCTGGAAACATTTCCTCTTGCTGCAGAAGTGCAAGTAACTGCCCCCAAGCCACTTTCTCACCTGAGTAGCAATCTGTGTGTACAGGGTTGACAACAGCTCCATATATTCAGGTCTATagtaactgagggcctgatttagaatttgatgcATGGGATAATAGGACAAACAGTACGTACATCATCTGCACCATATTACAACTGTCACTGAATGTAACGCACTTTTAATATGATGGCCgtgacatctgtcacatttgtgatggagtatcctgtgctctgaactctaaatcaggcactaagtacAAAGGCATATCAATGCAAGAATGGCAGGGGCTGCTACATATTATGCTTGTCTTTGA is a window encoding:
- the LOC138285393 gene encoding uncharacterized protein isoform X1, with amino-acid sequence MKFFKAFKSAMRGDVYIKANVGEETPPEGTPAYIVIEEKGVAPCLWLKQWCKLTEKHGSVAFPIHGSFNLRVLENLRFALYDMKVPPRPAQFEALAIWELIARNQQQKKFETRIRKVEKTLADARWDTTQKVWRSDVLQGIKLFPAITDEGETEGRKATYKTNRSQSRDRESNRNSKRGDESDDEEFIIQLLNDRPPPYVENEQGSSVSTAPPEPTQGNVTSNLRISQRPSSSDMPFFPQIPQVQRMYPDVPTLKPADNYQSQVQRHCCNEHNMGATSDLTTQEGQSYQRPTLIEAESTQFLMPQKRTQEVPKHTQVTGSQLSMPAMMNHNVGINMPQNLGNGQNPDAISLPITVGPPVPLYIQANKSTSDQGLMIQNGTGRRCIETTPETTPIAALPNGSGSLSEFSPIPICAPSTVVRSHPPLLVPLTSQTETLQKPSVAVDVTATLMGLNAQQLTQWFNSLNSPQSTSSGKGEEYLNKIRLGMEGDELVEGTMGLNRLESYTEEELRYMCPRITREVSSIHKKLQEIADRNEIDISKTKHLSRSYRLDFDTKDFEHMRSAGMKTHLKEILQSTQVWRCLDKWESRWVKKKDKKKENTPERNEKKQQKDDLITMLPMRETAGGKLVHVPWHRCDIQSFTDDFPKLREKPIEWYQQTDRFVKLAKCLWEDLNTLFEIVVPADLWEDCKRAVGWPTSEPERDRDTGAPSPTVMSLYHKVIEHLKTKVASKNVDWQRIDRTAQEVKESIHAYYERLLKAFKNYSGTETIEAKDMLHFVFRFVEGLRPEISQMIKTHLICWQSKSIDEVLNYAKYCSDEIETKQKRLKEKVMVMQLRAAQTGLQGLQGFQQQMPQQQQQGNAMFQPQMRGRGRGGFVNNGPDLNTL